From Fusarium musae strain F31 chromosome 8, whole genome shotgun sequence:
CCGACGGTTGAGTTTGGGGACACGATAGATACCGTCGTTCTCTGAGTGTGCTAAACTTGACCACAAGTCGAAAACAGTAGATTTGACAAAGGAGCGGTCGCCTCCACTGATCTTCAAGCGGTGCTATGCAACATGGGATTTCATGCAGCGATATGCAACCACAAGGAGCTATTGTTGTCTCAAGTGTATTCTTGAAGATATTCCAGGCGAGCCGTTATACGCGGCCCCAGGAATAAGATACTAGGAAGACCTGGCCGCGGTCTAGCACCGGATGCTTGTACCATTGATGGTTGCAATTATGCTTGTCATCCATAAGAACAGACTAATATAGTTGTACTACCCACTGTAGTTCAGAACTAGTTTGACTCGTGAGAGAAGGGAGAACTGGCAGTCATCGGAGTACGAGATTGATTGAGATTCACGATATGTTGCTTGTCAAGTTGTTTCAACTTGATCTGTACAGAACTGCCTCAACTGGCCACTGGGAGCCGCATTCATACACGCATATTCTGATGGTAACCACACATGATTAGACACAACCTCAGTGAATGGCCGGAATAGTGAACTAATCATGCCGGCTGACGGCCCTGTAGAGCTGCGTCAATGCCTTGGATGCACGTCTAGCCTATCCCCACACAATCTGAAAGCCAAGGCAAGCCATCCGAGGGAACCCTGGCTGAAAGGTGTCCCCGTCTGGCTTAGCGAGCAGCAGCTTCGAACCCGGCAATTCACAAACTGGAGATGCTCAATCATCTTCGTGCCTGTCAAGATAGAGCGACGGCAACACAGCAGCGAGCTTGTAACAGTCCCAGAGATCTTGGGAAACACAGACTGTCAGCGTGGCATGTATAAGCAGACACGAAGccaatcaacaacctcgaGTTGACCGAATATTGCATGGAGGTCTTAAATCCGAGACATTGACATGAGAAGTTGGTGGGCGAATGTGCAAAGCAAAGGGTAAACATGAGGTTAGAGGGTGCAAGGTGATGGCCGTGCAGGGGCGTGGATAGGGACGACAGATGTCGATTATTGGACGGGTAGATCGAATAAGAGTTAGCAGCGTGTCCCCTCTCGATTGCGACTCATCGAGGTCAGCTGATAAAGATGTCACCGACTCAGTACAGTATCAAAATCACTCAATGTCAGTTGTCTGAGAGCGCTGCTGCTTGGTAATCTGGCACAGCAAAAACGGCGACGGAGTCACAATTGTATGgatgtgttgttgttctcgAAGCCGCCGTCCGAATCTAGGTTCGAGTATGAAACAAAAACAACTCACATGACATGTTTTGAAGCGATCCTGTGCTGGTTGTTCGTCGGTGGTAGGACGGAGCTGGGCGcggaaggacaaggaggtgAAGCCGGAGAGAGTGGAGTCGCTCGCCCCGGGGCGGCTCGGACGCTGACCCACCAATTCCAAGCCGGGCAGGAAGTTGTGTTGGACACGTATACATGCCGTGACGAGTCGTGCGACACGATGCTTGAACGGAGGCTGGGCCGGATCGCAAGGAATCAACAGGGCAGCATCGCCGAGCGCGGGACCAACCGCCCGAACTTGGTCATGGAGAGGTTCCGTGGCCGTTGTATATGGCCGCTGGAGGTCGGGCACCAGGCCCGTGCAAGCATCAAGCATGGATGGTCATTGCGGCAAAGCTATCTACCTATAATACACCTGTCAAATATGTAGAAACGTCAGCGCCGCAAGCGCGATGAAACAAGTGACAGCACACTTGAGCAATTTCATTCTTTGCCTTTTGAGGAGGAATCGCAGAGAAATGAAAAGAGGCACTATCACAAGTAAACGAAACACATTCTTGCTCCTGCTATGAGTCAACTTTACAATAACCTCAAAACTTAGACGGCCAAGCCCGGAGCCTCAACTCAATCGCGATAACCAGTCACAAGTCCCAGACATGGTGGCGGACAGCTTGTCACGACCAGGTTTAAGCAGCAGTGCTTCGATATCCCACGTGTACCCCGCGCTGCACTCACGTCTGGCATTAACTTGGTGTAGATCGGGTTTATTGTTGGTACCCGAGCAAGGGAATTAAGCCAGCTTGGGCAAAGGTCTACGCCCAGTTAGGCACGAAGGTGAAGAAGGCCCCGGGGGCGGGCTAAACACGGCACTTTGGTGGAGGCGTAGATCAACGGCGACCATGAGAAGTCGTGATGGCGTTTTACGCCCCTCTTGAGGATAATCGGGCATCTCTCAACTCTGTACGGTAGTACGAGGTTCAATAATCATGATTGATTTCTCAGAGGCACAGCCGTTTGGCGAGTTCGGCATGGCTATCCTACTCTGTGTATCTATCTTGTCCTACCTCGTCAAGCCCTTGTGCCATGTGTACACAAGCCCGATCTGCCTAGAAGAGCGGTTGGGATTCGGGCCTGTCACTTACCTGTCACCTATCGGGAATGATCCATCTAACGGCGAACAACCCTGTTATGTTTCTTGTTGTTTCCTCGAGATCCTGGACGGAGCAAAGTCTGTAGCCAGCCGCTTACAGTGCTGAGTGCAGTATTCGAAGCAGTTCTGTTCTCTGGTACGAAACCACAATTCCTCAAGGGTGAGCCACactccttcttttcttcatctgggAGGGGTGTGCCATCAGCCTCGTTCAGGTGTGCAATGCGGGTTTTGACACCGGATATCGCTGGTGACTGGCAGACAGCGAAGGCGAGGAAGATTCGAAAAGAATCGTTGGACCAAAGGCTCTGAACAAGATCCACAGTTGGGCCTGACTGCTTGGGACTGGCGCCAGTCATTCAAAGGTATTCCCTGTAAGATAACACCCAGACCCGCCCGAAAGTCTCTCAACAATCCCTCAAATGCGGGCTTTCAGGGCACCATCTGGGGTCGCGTCGACAGATCAGATCCATTCTCGGCGCAGAGGGCTGGGTCGGGTTGCTGGGTCGCTAGGATTCGGGACTGGAAAGCGTCTAAGTTAAGGTAGTTAGCGGGCAGCTTTTATCGACAGCGAGCCAGTGATTAACCGCCTCACTTGCGgaggatgaatgaatgaatataTGTATGTGTATATGGCTTAGCGACTGTTTGCTGGTGTTTTGCATCGCGAATGTTTCACAATCTGGAACAACTCACATGACAATTCAATGAATTGCCAGGGTCCATGTGTAATCATGACATAGATTGGTCTGAATTGATGGCTGAAGTCGGTGAAAATGAGCCAGATCTTGGGGTTTGgtggctaggtaggtagttaccTCTAGCCATCATCGATAATGCGCTTCTAGTTTCGATATCGTGACCATATCAACGGCTAAGAGTAGTCGACGAGACTAGAAAGAAGAGATTTTCCATCTAAAAGACCATATCGACCGACAATCGTTTCGGCCGTTGAATCAATACAGGCATACCCCAGCATGGTTTTGAAAGTGACTCGAAGCTTAGTGAAAACTCCATCATCCAGCTCGCTTGCTTGTTGGTGGTCGTGAGCGGGATGGCTCCATAATCCATTCCATTCAGCACCACGTCCATCAAAGCACAACACAGCAAGAGTGAGGACCCTGGTTTGAGTACAGTAGCCACCCCCACCTCTTCAATTTCTGGCATGACTGTTGTCTATGGTATTTTGAGTTTACAATATTCAGAAGGGAATGGTAGACGGGAATTTTGgagtgaggaagagaagagaatctGGGgcaactaccttacctactaaTGTTGCTTACCCAGGTAGGTAGCTGAGCAGGAGAAAATGCCAACTGCCAACGCATTGAGTGAGGCGGGCCGGAGCGAGAgaccctcacctcacctcaaggCTCCCCTGCCACCCTCTGAAGTGTCCATCTGACGAATACGATACAGCGCACTCAGGAGTCATTGAATGAGTCGGGAAGTAAGAGGCGGGAAGCATGAACGAACGGACGGATGACTATGTATGTTTGTGGCTGCTGTGTTAATAATAGTGCACGTAGTGATCCGTTGCTGGATGAACGAGGATAGGTAGATCGAGTCtggtgtctgtctgtctgtctcacTGGCTGACTTTTTTTCTGGTGCTGATGAATCAAGATACTGGTATTTTGGGCAAACCGAACGAGTAAAAACAGACGGCAACCAATCTCTATCTGCGTCTCGTTCTGCTTTTGTGTCAGTGCCTTCGTCATTGCTCTCAGCGACTTGACGTggttgatttgatttgatttgactgactgactgactgactgactgcaGTGTGCAGTTCCATTGCTGTGCTGGCTCCAGCGTTGAGTCGCTTGATTGATCGTCCATCGTCCCGTGGTGTAGAGCCACCCCCTCCTTTTGACGAGATTCTCCCTTGCTTCCTCTAGAGTCGCACCTTGAGGTGAGTTTACTTACACGCCCATCCACACTCTCTCAATCTTTCTCATTTCCCTCCTCCTGGTCTGTCAATTGTGAAGAGTTTTCTATCACTTCAAGCTCGAGGTGTCGAGCCTTCTGTGGCAGAACCTAATTCTCGTTGCTCACATGACTAATTGTTGGGCTCAAATCAAATAGCCTCTCATCCATGGCTGGCTCAATCTACCAAAACATCAACAGCCACAACGGCCCTGGGTGGTAATAGTGCTGCATTACCACTAAAACTACCGGTAACAGATGGATCTGAATACCTACCTGCACCCCCCCACACTCTGACTGAGTGAGTCTGAGGTGCTTCAGAAAatgccccccccccccccccccccaggCCCTGAAATTACTACCACCTGGgcacttttattaaaaacaGACCATCCCGTCCATCCATGCCCATCGCTTCTCCCCCCTCCTCCCCTCCTTCTTGCCTTGTCTTTCTCCCACGACAGTTTGATATACATTGTCTTTTTAAAACAAACATATTTCTTCGATTCCTCGCTCTGCTTTCGCGTCCGATCGAGCATTATATTCAACTCGATCAACATTATAGCATCAGCATCTACCAAGCATCCAACATTACATATCCGTCGCTACTAGCGTCTCCATCGAAAAGCGCCCTGGTTTATGCCACTATCGTCACCGCCTTCTGTATCCAACTCGACAGCGACATTTTACTCACGACTTTTTTCGGCTGCAGCTGTCCTGGTCAACGAATTCCACTTCCTTCACATGTCGCTTGTAAGGTTTCACGAAAGGGGACGTTAAAGCATTGCGTTCGCGATCGTAGATACCGTCACCACCAACGCCACGGCGCTCTCACCGCCTGGAGTTGCGATCTCATCCACCAACTGTGCCGTCCCACCTAGTGCGGTCCCTGTTCGATCCCGTCGAACCCCCTCATCGAATTGACTCTTTTTTGGAGCCGAATTCGCTCTCAAGTTTCTCCGATATTCTAACTACACTATGTCCAACCACGTCTGCTACGTCGAGGATGCCGAGGAGGATTCCGGCAGCTCTGTCCTCGAGGGCATCCAATCCACCCGTCGCTATGCTGTCTCTGAAGCTCCCGGTCCCGCCAGTCCACCCAAGGAACGCCCCAACACAGGAAAGTCTCGAGGTGAGACCAGGAGATATTCCAGCCGGCGACACGTTTCTCCTCCCAGCGAAGGCCTCTCTGATGAAGAGCCCCCTCGTAGGGAAGAGCGCCCTCGCCGAGACTATGAACGTGAAGCTCGTGAACAGCGCGATAAAGATCGACGTCGTAAAGAGCGCAAGCAgaaagaagctgctgagcaGCAACAACGGAGGGTCCGAGCCGAAGCCAAACCACCCAAGGAACGTGAGCCCAAGCCTGTGAGAAGACCTCGCCCaacatcactcactcatACCAAGACTGAGCCTGTTGTTCAACAATATCGCCGAGGTCGTGTTGAGGATCCCTCCTGTTACGGTGTCCAACAGCCTGCCGTTTCTGGCATGCGCCCCCGTGCTCAGACTCGGCCTCATAGCTATTACCCCGGACAAACCGCTCCTCCAATTTCCAATGCTGGCTGGCACCATgcacaagcttctcaaccttctttccCAGTCGGATCATTCCCGCCACCACCTTACTTCCCTGGAGGACAGTCTCCCTCAGTGGTCGGCGTTCCGCCTTCGCCTGGCCCAGGTGCTGGAACACCTGGGTTCTTTGATATGCCTTCGCAGCAAGCCAGCGCCCACCTCAGAAACCGTTTTGAACGGCCAGCTTCATCCATGGGTTTCCGTCAACAGCAGCCTTCGCCATCAAACATTGGGTATCCTCAGGATGactttgaggaggaggagcagcctGATCCCCGTCTAATTAGACGCGCCTCTCGCTCTAAGAGGCCTCAACAGAATGACGAGGATCGCCGGCGTATGCCTCCTCCTGACAGCATCCCACGACCCAAGTCTGCAATGCCTCCTCCAACCACACCATTCCGCCCCCCTCCTCAGTCATTGACAAGGCAAAAGACAAGGACTCCCTCGCGGCCGCCTCCTTCGGGTCGTAGCCGTGTTGGGTTTGTTGACCAAGgctatgatgatgaagactaCAATGACAGTCCTGGTCTGTTTGCGGACTCTCCTGAAGCCAATTTCGACCGCCGTACAGCTTTGGCCCGTACTCGACGCGGTTCTGTCGCCTATGAGCATCATGGTGCTGATCTTGTACCTGCTCGTACTCGACGAGGCTCCGTTGCGTATGAACAGCGTGGGATTGACATTGTGCCCGCCCGGACTCGACGAGATTCCTACTACGAAGATCGCTCacttggtggtggaggtgtCAGTTTGGATGAGGATAAATACCTGGACGCCATGCGATACCAGGACGACATCAATGGCGGTCCCGCCATGCCATTGACTGCTGAAACCCTACGCAAAGCTAGCAACCCTCGGCTTGGTGGCGGGAGCAGTCGAAGCAGcggcagccatgatgatagcGAGTATAAGCGAAGCAACACCACTGGTCTCACccgctcttcttcaagcgaCACTGATAATGTCACAATCAAAGTGTCAGGCTCGGCTGTCGTGCGAGTTTCGGGTGCTGAGATTGAGTGCGGCGATGGAGGTGAGATCACATTTTCAAGACCTACCGGCAG
This genomic window contains:
- a CDS encoding hypothetical protein (EggNog:ENOG41); its protein translation is MSNHVCYVEDAEEDSGSSVLEGIQSTRRYAVSEAPGPASPPKERPNTGKSRGETRRYSSRRHVSPPSEGLSDEEPPRREERPRRDYEREAREQRDKDRRRKERKQKEAAEQQQRRVRAEAKPPKEREPKPVRRPRPTSLTHTKTEPVVQQYRRGRVEDPSCYGVQQPAVSGMRPRAQTRPHSYYPGQTAPPISNAGWHHAQASQPSFPVGSFPPPPYFPGGQSPSVVGVPPSPGPGAGTPGFFDMPSQQASAHLRNRFERPASSMGFRQQQPSPSNIGYPQDDFEEEEQPDPRLIRRASRSKRPQQNDEDRRRMPPPDSIPRPKSAMPPPTTPFRPPPQSLTRQKTRTPSRPPPSGRSRVGFVDQGYDDEDYNDSPGLFADSPEANFDRRTALARTRRGSVAYEHHGADLVPARTRRGSVAYEQRGIDIVPARTRRDSYYEDRSLGGGGVSLDEDKYLDAMRYQDDINGGPAMPLTAETLRKASNPRLGGGSSRSSGSHDDSEYKRSNTTGLTRSSSSDTDNVTIKVSGSAVVRVSGAEIECGDGGEITFSRPTGSSRVGSDRASSYYQLEDVRSRVEQKALPYRPHTPSRSDSHHRGYSGNHAPYDPSFAMDDYIY